A genomic stretch from Candidatus Nitrososphaera gargensis Ga9.2 includes:
- a CDS encoding RNA-guided endonuclease InsQ/TnpB family protein translates to MLNYKFRLYPTKEQELVLEQTLDGCRWLYNYLLDKNNMSEYDMNYALTELKEQHLWLRNYHSKMLQMVAKQVAAARKVVAKGGKLSYRKKEDFNSFTYNQSGFRLESDKQLSLSKIGSIRIVLHRKPVNVKQVTICRSKAGRWYALVACQLPRRSFTVIRYRNPVGIDVGIAKFCHDSDDHVEDNPQFLTRMLRPLRRAHRRVSRRQIGSSNHEKAKHMLARLYERISNNRRDFLHKLSTYYSSRYDLIFLERLRVSNLTRNHRLARKILDASWSTFKQMLQYKANRVIEVEPAYTSVDCSRCGHPVPKSLAVRTHVCTKCRAVLDRDYNASLNIRKRGLESLLLLLPVERREVTPAEIVQRSLKQEEAHEFIRG, encoded by the coding sequence ATGCTGAACTACAAGTTCCGCCTATATCCGACAAAAGAGCAGGAGCTTGTGTTAGAACAGACACTTGACGGCTGCAGATGGCTGTACAACTACTTGCTTGACAAAAACAACATGTCAGAATATGACATGAACTACGCATTAACAGAATTGAAGGAGCAGCACCTATGGCTCAGGAACTACCATTCCAAGATGCTCCAGATGGTAGCAAAGCAGGTTGCTGCTGCAAGAAAGGTAGTGGCAAAGGGCGGCAAGCTTTCGTACAGAAAGAAAGAAGATTTCAATTCATTTACTTATAACCAGTCTGGCTTTCGGCTCGAGAGTGACAAACAGCTATCACTTTCCAAGATAGGCAGCATAAGGATTGTACTCCATAGAAAGCCGGTAAACGTCAAGCAGGTTACAATATGCCGCAGCAAGGCTGGCAGGTGGTACGCACTAGTAGCATGCCAGCTGCCGCGCAGGTCCTTCACCGTAATCAGGTACAGAAATCCTGTGGGCATTGATGTAGGGATTGCCAAGTTCTGTCATGACTCTGACGACCATGTGGAAGACAATCCACAGTTCCTGACAAGGATGTTAAGGCCACTGAGGAGGGCTCACAGGAGGGTATCGAGAAGGCAGATAGGCAGCAGCAACCACGAAAAGGCAAAGCACATGCTGGCTAGGCTGTACGAGCGCATAAGCAACAATAGAAGGGATTTCCTGCACAAGCTGTCAACGTACTACAGCAGCCGCTACGACCTGATATTTCTAGAACGCTTGAGAGTATCAAACCTGACCAGAAACCACAGGCTTGCGCGCAAAATCCTGGACGCAAGCTGGTCTACATTCAAGCAAATGCTGCAGTACAAGGCTAATAGAGTGATAGAGGTAGAACCAGCGTACACATCGGTTGACTGCTCAAGATGTGGACACCCAGTACCAAAATCATTGGCTGTAAGAACGCATGTTTGTACAAAATGCAGAGCTGTACTTGACAGGGACTACAACGCTTCTCTCAACATCCGTAAGCGAGGGCTGGAATCACTGTTGCTGCTGCTACCGGTGGAACGCCGGGAAGTCACGCCTGCAGAGATCGTACAGCGGTCGCTGAAGCAGGAAGAAGCCCACGAATTTATTCGTGGGTAG
- a CDS encoding radical SAM protein, whose translation MVDLIYGRGITDLLREMPFYISIFKKMTAYKLFHIKQPMYGSVDVNNVCNLHCTHCYWWLNRKEERDITVEDWRKIIKEKFNKQHIFVTTLVGGEPTLRSDIIELFCKEMPKRICVVTNATFPLKRYDGLYFYWVSMDGTEEVHDRIRGKGSYAKTRKNILDYISGPDRNGKPAWKDIWITMTINSQNYMTVEDLAEEWRGKINKIGFQFHTPFAKGDPLMLPFGELRNSVVDKLIALKKKYPNYIVNPISQMSLMKGNWGGVGTTPVDCPSWAILSLDHMGRVKQPCCIGSADPKSMKPICEECGLGCYSILVAQGIRGN comes from the coding sequence ATGGTTGACCTGATCTATGGCCGCGGCATAACCGACCTCTTGCGCGAAATGCCGTTTTACATTAGCATATTCAAAAAGATGACAGCGTACAAGCTCTTCCACATCAAGCAGCCAATGTACGGCTCTGTGGATGTCAACAATGTTTGCAACCTCCACTGCACGCACTGCTACTGGTGGCTCAACCGCAAGGAAGAGAGGGACATTACGGTCGAGGACTGGAGGAAGATAATTAAGGAAAAGTTCAACAAGCAGCATATCTTTGTCACCACGCTTGTGGGAGGCGAGCCGACCCTGCGCTCTGACATTATCGAGCTCTTTTGCAAAGAGATGCCCAAGAGGATATGCGTCGTGACAAACGCCACGTTTCCGTTAAAGAGGTACGATGGCCTGTACTTTTACTGGGTGTCAATGGACGGTACTGAGGAGGTGCACGATCGCATCCGCGGGAAAGGATCGTACGCAAAGACAAGGAAGAACATACTTGACTACATCTCTGGGCCGGACAGGAACGGCAAGCCGGCGTGGAAGGACATCTGGATCACGATGACTATCAACTCCCAAAACTACATGACGGTCGAAGACCTTGCAGAGGAGTGGCGCGGCAAGATCAACAAGATCGGCTTCCAGTTCCATACGCCGTTTGCCAAGGGCGACCCGCTGATGCTGCCGTTTGGCGAGCTGCGCAATTCAGTAGTTGACAAGCTGATCGCATTAAAGAAAAAGTATCCCAACTATATAGTCAACCCTATCAGCCAGATGTCCCTGATGAAGGGCAACTGGGGTGGAGTAGGGACGACGCCAGTGGACTGCCCCTCATGGGCTATACTGTCGCTTGACCACATGGGAAGGGTCAAGCAGCCCTGCTGCATAGGCAGCGCTGACCCAAAGAGCATGAAGCCAATATGCGAAGAGTGCGGCCTTGGCTGCTACTCGATTCTGGTGGCGCAGGGAATAAGGGGCAACTGA
- a CDS encoding DEAD/DEAH box helicase, with protein sequence MLQVSAAITDGAVKALLSNLGYSSLYPPQKMALERGILEGKRMLVTTPTASGKTLIAMMAILKAVEKGTKAVYLTPLRALASEKYDDLKVLEQLDLGSGEKKKIRVAIATSDYDSSGKELAGADVIVLTNEKMDMLFRHNAEWLGDVGLFVSDEVHLIGDRERGPTLEMMLTKIRKHYPQSQVVALSATVANSDEIADWLGCELVESDWRPTKLVEGVYEYGAVRMGDGSRFKVTSSGVSSAVDLALDSLEGGGQALIFAETRKRAVSLAAKAVEGTYRRLDKAERELAASASSDIIAKGDDSETTKTLAQLVAKGVAFHHAGLGPSSRCIVEDSFKKGIIKILTATPTLAAGVNLPARRVVIASILRYDSDYGGSVPISVLEYKQLCGRAGRPKYDTSGEAIIVSESGVNAEELYDHYVLGSPEPLRSQLSSDSAVRFHLLSTIATVPGMKKPEIHELFASTLFARQYRSATVEFKVESALEYLEQEDLVKSKNDRYIATEFGRCTSLLYIDPVTAVAFRNALERVERREDGGKHKHTLGFLHLITSSPDFYPKLSLRKKDYDELSLLIQDRGSELLCSVSEYDCTRSFWALCEWMEETSDKVLGDKLGVEPGDMHRMVETGEWLAYSLYEMAKLLRREDLLAELYNLRTRIRYGVKEELLPLVALEGIGRVRARALYSAGLTDIGKIAKAPEAKLAGIPKIGPAVAEKLKDQLNKKKRLGQQ encoded by the coding sequence ATGCTGCAAGTGTCAGCGGCCATAACCGACGGCGCAGTCAAGGCGCTCCTTTCTAATCTTGGATATTCTTCGCTCTATCCTCCGCAGAAGATGGCGCTAGAGCGCGGTATACTGGAGGGCAAGAGGATGCTCGTCACCACGCCCACAGCAAGCGGCAAGACGCTCATTGCAATGATGGCCATCCTCAAGGCGGTGGAAAAGGGCACCAAGGCAGTCTACCTCACGCCACTCCGCGCTCTGGCAAGCGAGAAATACGACGACCTGAAGGTCCTTGAGCAGCTTGACCTTGGCAGCGGCGAGAAAAAGAAGATCAGGGTGGCCATCGCGACAAGCGACTATGACTCGTCAGGAAAAGAACTTGCCGGGGCAGACGTCATAGTGCTTACAAACGAAAAGATGGACATGCTATTTCGGCACAATGCAGAGTGGTTGGGTGATGTCGGGCTCTTTGTGTCAGACGAAGTCCACCTGATCGGCGATCGGGAAAGGGGCCCCACTTTAGAAATGATGCTTACAAAGATACGCAAGCACTACCCGCAGTCACAGGTAGTGGCGCTTTCTGCGACGGTCGCCAATTCGGACGAAATAGCCGACTGGCTTGGGTGCGAGCTGGTGGAAAGCGACTGGCGCCCGACAAAATTGGTGGAGGGCGTCTACGAGTACGGCGCAGTCAGAATGGGCGACGGAAGCAGGTTCAAGGTGACAAGCTCTGGCGTTTCTTCGGCGGTGGACCTTGCCCTCGATTCTCTCGAAGGAGGAGGGCAGGCGCTCATATTTGCAGAGACGAGAAAGCGCGCGGTATCGCTTGCGGCAAAGGCAGTCGAAGGCACCTATAGGCGCCTTGACAAGGCTGAGAGGGAGCTGGCGGCCAGCGCATCATCTGATATCATTGCCAAGGGCGATGACAGCGAGACTACAAAGACTCTGGCACAGCTGGTGGCAAAGGGAGTAGCGTTCCACCATGCCGGCCTTGGGCCATCAAGCAGGTGTATAGTAGAGGACTCGTTCAAAAAGGGCATAATCAAGATCCTGACTGCGACTCCGACGCTTGCCGCCGGCGTCAACCTGCCGGCAAGGAGGGTGGTTATAGCAAGCATCCTGCGCTACGACTCTGACTATGGTGGCAGCGTCCCGATAAGTGTGCTGGAGTACAAGCAGTTGTGCGGCAGGGCCGGGAGGCCAAAATACGACACCTCCGGTGAGGCGATAATCGTGAGCGAGTCGGGCGTGAACGCCGAAGAGCTTTACGACCATTATGTCCTTGGGAGCCCCGAGCCTCTGAGGTCGCAGCTATCAAGCGACAGCGCAGTCAGGTTCCACCTGCTCTCGACGATAGCGACCGTGCCGGGGATGAAAAAACCAGAGATCCATGAGCTGTTTGCAAGCACGCTCTTTGCCCGGCAGTACCGGAGCGCGACTGTAGAGTTCAAGGTTGAGTCCGCGCTTGAATATTTGGAGCAGGAGGATCTGGTAAAATCAAAGAACGATAGGTACATTGCCACAGAGTTTGGGAGGTGCACGTCGCTACTCTACATCGATCCCGTCACGGCAGTCGCGTTCAGAAACGCGCTGGAGCGAGTTGAGCGCAGGGAAGATGGCGGCAAGCACAAACATACGCTTGGGTTCCTGCACTTGATAACCAGCAGCCCCGACTTTTACCCCAAGCTGTCGCTGCGCAAAAAGGACTATGACGAGCTGAGCCTGCTCATACAGGACCGCGGTAGCGAATTGCTATGCAGCGTCAGTGAATACGACTGCACGCGCAGCTTTTGGGCGCTCTGCGAATGGATGGAGGAGACCAGCGACAAGGTGCTGGGCGACAAGCTGGGGGTCGAGCCGGGCGACATGCACAGGATGGTGGAGACGGGCGAGTGGCTTGCCTACTCTCTATATGAAATGGCCAAGCTTCTCAGGCGTGAGGATCTTCTGGCAGAACTTTATAACCTCCGTACCAGGATAAGGTACGGCGTGAAGGAGGAGCTGCTGCCGCTCGTTGCGCTTGAGGGAATCGGCCGGGTGAGGGCAAGGGCGCTTTATTCGGCCGGCCTGACAGACATCGGCAAGATAGCCAAGGCCCCGGAGGCAAAGCTTGCAGGCATCCCCAAGATAGGGCCGGCGGTTGCAGAAAAGCTAAAGGATCAGTTAAACAAGAAAAAGAGGTTGGGGCAGCAATAG
- a CDS encoding MraY family glycosyltransferase, whose protein sequence is MLDVVNLLIYGAIVSAISFFVILFLTPAAIRSLAAKGKTVPDAHKQDKPLIPRPAGPVIMAGIATAEIVLYLLTMNAAVLAVLLATAIAFAVGYIDDSRVMPGWFKPVALLAAAVPLVALNFLYPGEVHSDSLNLIFGRAFIPLLYIPLIFVIMPITGNTINSIDVLNGVASGFIIIATIPLLASIAIFGSHEVFLAALPLLFAAIAFYKYHKFPSRIFPGDSGTLLLGAMYGALAIAGSSEIIGVIALLPAVMNSFLFLASVKRIVEHRQVKARPTVLLDDYKLAASTDSAAPATLVRLIVADRPLGEKEVGYKIFKLAAFTALLAFVSIAIQYYVVIVRL, encoded by the coding sequence ATGCTTGATGTCGTTAACCTGCTAATCTACGGCGCGATCGTGTCTGCGATCTCATTCTTTGTTATCCTGTTCCTGACACCTGCTGCCATCAGGTCGTTGGCCGCAAAGGGCAAGACGGTGCCTGACGCGCACAAGCAGGACAAGCCCCTGATCCCCCGCCCTGCTGGGCCGGTGATAATGGCTGGCATCGCGACGGCAGAGATTGTGCTCTACCTTCTTACGATGAACGCCGCCGTGCTTGCGGTGCTACTTGCAACAGCGATAGCGTTTGCAGTCGGCTACATCGATGACAGCAGGGTTATGCCCGGCTGGTTCAAGCCGGTGGCGCTCTTGGCAGCCGCAGTACCGCTCGTAGCCCTCAACTTTCTTTACCCTGGAGAAGTGCACAGCGACTCGCTCAACCTGATATTTGGCAGGGCGTTCATCCCGTTGCTCTACATCCCGCTCATATTCGTGATCATGCCAATCACCGGCAACACCATAAATTCAATAGACGTGCTAAACGGCGTGGCAAGCGGCTTTATCATAATCGCCACGATCCCTCTCTTGGCAAGTATAGCGATTTTTGGCAGCCATGAAGTGTTCCTTGCGGCCCTTCCGCTCCTGTTTGCCGCAATCGCCTTTTACAAATACCACAAGTTCCCAAGCAGGATATTCCCAGGCGACTCGGGCACGCTCTTGCTGGGCGCGATGTACGGCGCGCTCGCCATAGCCGGCAGCTCTGAAATAATTGGAGTCATTGCCCTGCTGCCTGCGGTCATGAACTCGTTCCTCTTCCTTGCAAGCGTCAAGCGCATTGTGGAGCACAGGCAGGTCAAGGCCCGGCCGACCGTCCTGCTTGACGACTACAAACTGGCAGCTTCTACCGACAGCGCCGCACCGGCGACATTGGTAAGGCTGATAGTTGCAGACAGGCCGCTTGGGGAAAAGGAGGTGGGCTACAAGATATTCAAACTCGCGGCATTTACCGCGCTCTTGGCGTTTGTCTCCATTGCGATCCAGTACTACGTCGTCATTGTGAGGTTGTAA
- a CDS encoding minichromosome maintenance protein MCM — MAEQQQTAAALANDLEKFLKAFKDRDGNYKYFDRINNMMALGAQSLVIDYIDLDSFSPTLAKEITHQPDEYFAAFNEAVLSILREIHPDYEQEIREKVRVRIGNYTVQKGLREINADLIDKLVSVSGMVVRSSEVKPLAKKVAYRCTNCNTVTEAQLKGLVLKKPQKCHACSEKELEMDPENSLFIDFQMVRLQELPEDLPAGQLPHYVEVTVMGDLVDQCRPGDRIMLTGIIRIEQEQLAPQAKTSLFRLRMEGNNIEYLGGRAGSKDTRTVERIAISAEDERQIRAIASKPDAYEKLIASFAPHVYGHEVIKEAILLLIVGSVTKKLEDGSTRRGDINLLLVGDPGVAKSEMLKFAAKIAPRGLYTSGRGSTAAGLTAAVIRDKSGIMMLEAGAVVLGDQGLVCIDEFDKIKPEDRSALHEVMEQQTCSVAKGGIVATLNARTSIMAAANPMYGKYDPYKNITENVNLPVPLLTRFDLIFIVRDMPEKEKDNLIASHILEIHKDAEHAAKPAIEIDLFSKYLSYAKQGEPLLTPEAIDIIRSYYMEMRKVESEGMITVTPRQLEGLVRLATARARLLLKDKVEAEDAQRAIYLVDQMMRTAGVDVNTGKTDLGVLYGKPQSVVSKEKTFMEVFRGLAGNENNDVEDKVLVDELVKTGKFSDEEAKKFIQKFNREGQIFERRPGFWAKA; from the coding sequence TTGGCTGAGCAACAGCAGACTGCGGCCGCGCTTGCAAACGACCTTGAAAAATTCCTAAAAGCGTTCAAGGATCGCGACGGCAACTACAAGTATTTTGATAGGATAAATAACATGATGGCGCTTGGCGCCCAGTCGCTCGTGATCGATTACATCGACCTCGACTCCTTCAGCCCCACCCTTGCAAAAGAGATAACGCACCAGCCAGACGAATACTTTGCAGCGTTCAACGAAGCAGTGCTCTCGATCCTACGCGAGATCCACCCAGACTACGAGCAGGAGATCCGGGAAAAGGTCAGGGTCAGGATAGGCAACTATACTGTGCAAAAGGGCCTGCGAGAGATAAACGCCGACCTGATAGACAAGCTTGTAAGCGTCTCTGGCATGGTGGTGCGCTCGTCGGAGGTCAAGCCCCTTGCAAAAAAAGTCGCATACAGGTGCACCAACTGCAACACGGTGACCGAAGCCCAACTGAAGGGCCTCGTGCTGAAAAAGCCGCAAAAGTGCCACGCGTGCTCTGAGAAAGAGCTGGAGATGGACCCGGAGAACAGCCTCTTTATCGACTTCCAGATGGTGCGACTGCAAGAGCTTCCAGAAGACCTGCCTGCAGGCCAGCTGCCGCACTACGTCGAAGTCACCGTCATGGGCGACCTTGTTGATCAATGCAGGCCCGGCGACAGGATAATGCTTACAGGCATAATCAGGATCGAGCAGGAGCAGCTCGCGCCGCAGGCCAAGACCAGCCTCTTCCGGCTCCGCATGGAAGGAAACAACATCGAATACCTTGGCGGCCGAGCGGGCAGCAAGGACACTAGGACGGTTGAGCGGATAGCGATAAGCGCGGAGGATGAGCGCCAGATAAGGGCCATTGCAAGCAAGCCGGACGCCTACGAGAAACTCATTGCCTCTTTTGCGCCCCACGTTTACGGTCATGAGGTGATCAAGGAGGCTATACTTCTCCTGATAGTCGGTTCTGTGACGAAAAAGCTGGAAGACGGCTCAACCAGAAGGGGCGACATCAACCTGCTTTTGGTTGGTGACCCTGGTGTTGCTAAATCGGAAATGCTCAAGTTTGCTGCCAAGATCGCACCAAGAGGGCTTTACACTTCTGGCAGGGGCTCGACTGCGGCAGGTCTTACCGCAGCAGTGATACGCGACAAATCTGGAATTATGATGCTGGAGGCAGGCGCTGTCGTTTTGGGCGATCAAGGTCTAGTTTGTATAGACGAATTTGACAAGATAAAACCAGAGGACAGATCTGCGCTGCACGAAGTAATGGAGCAGCAGACCTGCTCGGTGGCAAAGGGAGGCATTGTAGCTACCCTGAATGCAAGGACGTCAATCATGGCGGCGGCCAACCCGATGTACGGCAAGTATGATCCTTACAAGAACATCACAGAAAACGTGAACCTGCCCGTGCCGCTGCTGACTAGGTTCGATCTGATATTCATCGTAAGAGATATGCCAGAGAAGGAAAAGGACAACCTGATCGCAAGTCACATCTTGGAGATACACAAGGACGCAGAGCACGCTGCAAAGCCGGCGATCGAAATAGATCTCTTCAGCAAGTATCTTTCATATGCGAAGCAAGGCGAGCCCTTGCTAACACCTGAAGCGATCGATATCATCCGCAGCTACTATATGGAGATGAGAAAGGTCGAGTCAGAAGGCATGATAACGGTGACGCCAAGACAGCTCGAAGGCCTTGTGAGGCTTGCGACCGCGCGCGCAAGATTGCTGCTCAAGGACAAGGTGGAAGCAGAGGACGCCCAGCGGGCAATCTACCTTGTAGACCAGATGATGAGGACCGCCGGGGTGGACGTCAACACCGGCAAGACTGACCTTGGAGTGCTTTATGGCAAGCCCCAGAGCGTGGTTTCAAAGGAAAAGACCTTCATGGAAGTGTTCAGGGGGCTGGCTGGCAACGAAAACAACGACGTAGAGGACAAAGTACTGGTTGACGAGCTGGTCAAGACCGGCAAGTTCAGCGACGAAGAAGCAAAGAAATTCATCCAGAAATTCAACCGGGAAGGCCAGATATTTGAAAGAAGGCCGGGCTTTTGGGCAAAAGCGTAA
- a CDS encoding replication factor C small subunit: MSAKETDLANLMWSEKYRPKKLAEVVNQKEIIKGISNMIKSPDIPHMLFSGPAGVGKTTTALCIAMELLGEEWKKNTLELNASDERGIKMVRERVKEFAASIKLAGDKEFGTPKIIILDEADEMTSEAQTALRRIIEDSARTTRFIIICNYLSQIIEPIQSRCVVFRFTRLPREDVIDYLKMICEKEKVKFEEKALAQIYDATGGDMRHSINIMQAAAGMGSVSSANVIAAMGLSGRARVNEVLKLALSGKFNEARAKLLELTQVYGMSETDFMKYANQEAYEMKIEKPDEFAAIMAEYDYRLAAGAHPDIQLSALLAQLGKLGAKKQ; encoded by the coding sequence ATGTCGGCCAAGGAAACCGATCTGGCAAACCTGATGTGGTCTGAGAAGTACAGGCCGAAAAAGCTTGCCGAAGTGGTTAACCAGAAGGAGATAATCAAGGGCATCAGCAACATGATAAAGAGCCCTGACATACCGCATATGCTGTTCTCCGGGCCGGCAGGGGTCGGCAAGACCACCACGGCGCTGTGCATCGCAATGGAGCTCTTAGGCGAAGAGTGGAAAAAGAACACGCTTGAGCTCAATGCGTCTGACGAGCGCGGGATAAAGATGGTCCGCGAGCGCGTCAAAGAGTTCGCAGCGTCTATCAAGCTTGCCGGCGACAAGGAATTTGGGACACCCAAGATAATCATACTTGACGAGGCCGACGAGATGACCTCCGAGGCGCAGACGGCGCTCAGGCGCATTATCGAGGACAGCGCAAGGACAACGCGCTTTATCATCATATGCAACTACCTGTCGCAGATAATCGAGCCGATACAGAGCAGGTGCGTCGTCTTCCGGTTCACCCGCCTGCCAAGGGAAGACGTCATCGATTATTTGAAAATGATATGTGAGAAAGAGAAGGTGAAATTTGAAGAAAAGGCGCTTGCCCAGATCTATGACGCTACTGGCGGCGACATGCGGCATTCGATCAACATCATGCAGGCGGCCGCCGGCATGGGCTCGGTGTCCTCTGCCAACGTCATCGCAGCCATGGGGCTCTCGGGCAGGGCAAGGGTGAACGAAGTGTTAAAGCTGGCACTGTCAGGCAAGTTCAATGAAGCCCGCGCAAAGTTGCTCGAGCTGACGCAGGTCTACGGTATGTCCGAGACTGATTTTATGAAATATGCAAACCAGGAGGCGTACGAAATGAAGATCGAAAAACCTGACGAGTTTGCTGCCATAATGGCTGAATACGACTATAGGCTGGCAGCGGGCGCGCACCCAGATATCCAGCTATCAGCGCTCCTTGCCCAGCTTGGAAAACTGGGAGCTAAGAAACAGTAA
- a CDS encoding FTR1 family iron permease, translated as MISPLKNPSTVIVPTLVMLFLIISPLAAFAQQQTNNDDALIIMVNMERIRTQLQLADQSLAAGDTEAAFAHAFIPHTTTFPSIKGQLEELDEQSATELEVRLTDLPIDIRTGDQSVDALRQEISGINALLDGILAKLGLPASDKGMVSQTVVFLLRDAVQSYQLSNGGSNQVEYENTIGLVNVAESKYQSIAASFDERRSAEINSFFAELNSLLEQKADNGSIARLATAIERDFAEELSLSAGSSSAGEHATYFSTIRELLANVVTEVNNGNYELADQYAITAYLDNYEYLETPIEKHDHELMLAIEIEMREELIQMIRAEEPPAAIEEHVNGILTKLDQAEEILANDPSFSKGSGTPAGFANIEELAAGFGTYTGERREMGEANDPAKAAVRNNIDKIRIKLDETLRLYKDGNAEGALLTSRAAYLDSYENVEIPLRPIDPDFTLEMEIKFAELRNLIQARAPYEQVEGKVIEIRRGLDESERLVSGTGVLAPAIAFSTSFSIIFREGLESALIVGAILTYLEASRNERFKKHVYYGIVLAFAATAVTWFVAQFIIEISGASRELIEAIAGVSAVAVLFWVSFWILNKVETKKWIEFVKAKVWKATTTGSVMVFVMLSFFTVYREGFETVLFYQAMISFAKYMEWYVVAGMVVGLGVITAVTFVVRRLGKKLPLRVLFGLTMGIGAYMSIAFMGNAVREFQEVGYIPTTHLIGTVPRLDINTATMTGIHPTLETIVAQLVLLGVYLAGSLYVLVIQPRRNRAIESARKSHADLAKKKEDVQ; from the coding sequence ATGATATCCCCGCTCAAAAACCCATCAACGGTGATCGTTCCCACACTCGTGATGCTCTTCCTCATCATATCGCCGCTTGCTGCTTTTGCGCAACAGCAGACCAACAACGATGATGCACTAATAATCATGGTGAACATGGAAAGGATAAGGACGCAACTGCAGCTGGCAGACCAGAGCCTGGCTGCTGGCGACACTGAAGCGGCATTTGCGCATGCGTTCATCCCGCATACGACGACCTTTCCTTCGATAAAGGGACAGCTGGAAGAGCTTGACGAACAGTCGGCAACCGAGCTGGAGGTGCGCCTGACTGACCTGCCGATCGACATTAGGACAGGCGATCAATCGGTAGATGCGCTGCGGCAGGAAATTTCGGGCATAAACGCACTGCTTGATGGCATCCTTGCCAAGCTGGGCTTGCCTGCCTCTGACAAGGGTATGGTGTCTCAGACGGTGGTATTTCTCCTGAGGGACGCAGTCCAGTCCTATCAGTTATCTAATGGCGGCTCTAACCAAGTCGAATATGAAAACACGATCGGGCTTGTCAATGTTGCAGAATCGAAATACCAGTCAATAGCAGCGTCGTTTGACGAGCGGCGGAGCGCAGAAATAAATTCATTCTTTGCCGAGCTGAATAGCTTGCTTGAACAAAAGGCGGATAATGGATCAATAGCGCGACTTGCAACTGCTATAGAGCGTGACTTTGCTGAAGAATTGTCTTTGAGCGCCGGCAGCAGTAGCGCAGGCGAACATGCCACGTACTTTTCCACTATCAGGGAGCTTTTGGCAAACGTAGTGACAGAAGTCAACAATGGCAACTATGAGCTGGCCGACCAGTACGCCATCACTGCTTACCTTGACAACTACGAATACCTTGAAACGCCTATTGAAAAGCATGACCATGAGCTCATGCTCGCAATCGAGATAGAGATGAGGGAAGAGCTCATTCAAATGATACGAGCCGAAGAACCGCCTGCCGCGATTGAAGAGCATGTCAATGGCATTCTTACAAAGCTTGATCAGGCTGAGGAAATCTTGGCAAATGACCCATCCTTCAGCAAAGGCTCTGGCACGCCCGCAGGCTTTGCCAACATTGAAGAACTGGCAGCCGGCTTTGGCACCTATACCGGCGAGCGCAGGGAGATGGGTGAAGCAAACGACCCCGCCAAGGCCGCAGTTCGCAACAACATCGACAAGATAAGGATAAAGCTTGATGAAACGCTCCGGCTCTACAAAGATGGCAATGCTGAAGGCGCGCTCTTGACATCGCGCGCTGCCTATCTTGACAGCTATGAAAATGTAGAGATCCCCCTGAGACCAATCGACCCTGACTTTACACTTGAAATGGAGATAAAATTTGCAGAGCTTCGCAACCTGATCCAGGCACGAGCTCCATACGAGCAGGTGGAAGGAAAGGTAATAGAAATCAGGCGCGGACTTGACGAATCTGAGCGGCTGGTGTCTGGCACGGGTGTGTTGGCTCCTGCAATTGCTTTCTCTACCTCGTTTTCAATCATATTCAGAGAGGGGCTTGAATCTGCGCTCATTGTCGGTGCCATCTTGACGTATCTCGAGGCATCAAGAAATGAGCGGTTCAAAAAACACGTCTACTATGGCATAGTCCTTGCATTTGCTGCAACCGCAGTTACTTGGTTTGTCGCCCAGTTTATCATTGAAATTTCTGGCGCAAGCAGGGAGCTGATAGAGGCCATAGCTGGTGTGTCTGCAGTCGCTGTGCTCTTCTGGGTCAGCTTTTGGATTCTGAACAAGGTGGAGACAAAGAAGTGGATCGAGTTTGTCAAGGCAAAGGTGTGGAAGGCAACCACCACTGGTAGTGTCATGGTCTTTGTCATGCTGTCATTCTTTACGGTTTATCGGGAGGGCTTTGAGACCGTCCTCTTTTATCAGGCCATGATATCGTTTGCAAAGTACATGGAGTGGTACGTGGTCGCCGGCATGGTAGTCGGACTCGGCGTAATAACCGCTGTTACGTTTGTAGTAAGAAGGCTGGGCAAGAAACTTCCTCTGCGCGTGCTCTTTGGCCTGACTATGGGCATCGGCGCATACATGTCGATAGCGTTCATGGGCAATGCGGTGCGCGAGTTCCAAGAAGTGGGCTACATTCCAACCACCCACCTCATTGGCACCGTGCCGAGACTTGACATCAACACTGCCACAATGACTGGCATCCACCCAACTCTTGAGACAATAGTGGCGCAGCTCGTGCTGCTTGGAGTGTACCTGGCCGGCTCGCTCTATGTCCTTGTAATACAGCCAAGACGCAACCGGGCTATCGAGTCTGCAAGAAAGTCACACGCCGATCTGGCCAAGAAAAAGGAAGACGTACAGTAG